The Porites lutea chromosome 11, jaPorLute2.1, whole genome shotgun sequence genome includes a region encoding these proteins:
- the LOC140951655 gene encoding uncharacterized protein: protein MSSADCCCAMWQSPIQAAIRPAVWLPGIRNLHSKKETWIIPDATPEVCLENLVSAVALLGEREKMHIHKVRPNRNFVQIYSYTEFEWLDVVEIEFQPGQERGTLGKAHSFSTGVLPLMIPLAFLLNMVFFFVPFYDNNFNTMRLERIRSAMKLNIEIAKDHP from the exons ATGTCTTCCGCGGACTGTTGCTGTGCGATGTGGCAGTCACCTATTCAGGCAGCTATTAGGCCAGCTGTTTGGCTCCCAGGAATCAGGAATCTTCATAGCAAAAAGGAAAC CTGGATAATACCAGATGCAACTCCTGAAGTTTGTTTGGAAAATCTGGTATCAGCTGTTGCTTTGCTAggtgaaagagagaaaatgcaCATACATAAG GTGCGACCCAACAGAAATTTTGTTCAGATTTATTCCTATACTGAATTTGAGTGGCTGGATGTAGTGGAAATTGAATTTCAACCAGGACAGGAAAGGGGAACATTAGGAAAG GCACACTCATTTTCCACTGGGGTTCTTCCTCTTATGATCCCACTTGCTTTTCTGCTAAACATG gtctttttctttgttccatTCTACGATAATAACTTCAACACAATGCGATTGGAGAGAATTCGAAGCGCTATGAAGCTCAACATTGAAATCGCCAAGGATCATCCCTAA